From the genome of Medicago truncatula cultivar Jemalong A17 chromosome 2, MtrunA17r5.0-ANR, whole genome shotgun sequence:
tataaaaataattataaataatcaaGTGAGCGTAAATTGTTAACTTACACCTTAGTATTTTTAGGTTGTGTAAATTAGCaactccatatatatatatatatatatatatatatatatatatatatatatatataattagcaactccatatcaagtgagaggactATTTAATATGAGAGGGTGAGAGGGTTAATTATTAACCATTAGATTGAGATAAACGGTTGAGATTATATTGGTCACTAAAACAACACATGTATCTCATAGATGTTTGTTTCGGGGCTTTTTCAAGTCCAACGATTGTTTCAAGTCCAACTCTTCTTCTTCCAGCAAAACCCAACATCGGTGATGAAGAGGAAAAACAcagtcatatttatttatttatttcatgaatGCCGTTTTTCTTGTTGCTACTAAATTTGTTGAAGATAAGTCTTTGCAAAAGCAATCAAATCcacttctctttttattttttctttgctctACGAACCATAATTGTTGGTTAACTACCTATAAAAATTAAGCTAGAAAATCTATCCTACAAAATTCAAGGTCGAAGAAAGAGGGGTCTTTAACTAAGATAACCAAAATTGTAAATGGGTTTCAACTTGATTGAAAAATTCATGGCTGCCGGATCTGGAATGGAAGAAGATAAAAACGGGTCTTCAGTTGAGAAAACCAAACTATGAATCGGCTTCGAATTGTGGTGtagatttgattaaaatttcgttgttgttgttatgaagTTGAAGAAACATAAAGTCCATTGTTGTTGTGATGGagcaagagagagaagaaaggtGAAAACCAGAGAAGGAGGAAGGAGAAGGGAAAATAATCATGTGCTATCAATTTTATATGAAGCTTTTAATTTGATCCGTTCAATTTGATCTAATGGCTATTAATGAGTCCTCTCATTTGAAAAATCCTTTCACTTGatatgccctatatatatatatatatatatatatatatatatatatgaggagagatattttgactccaaaaGTAAGTCTATAgacttactccaaatcttagCCTTTaattccaaaatcaattaatgactaggattgaataataataattgttagggtgaggtttaatttttttctctactGGAACAAATATAACACATCAAAACTGAAACGCTTCTTGTTGCAAAACAGCAAAACCATCATCTGCATCATCATAATCTTAAGCATAGATCTCATACTCTTCTCTATTCCGGAAATCAACTTTTTTGTATGCAAATTATAGTAGTCTTTCGAGTGTCTCGatttattgtaccaaaaaagagtttgttaattttttttttatatttcatataaGTGTTTTCAAACTTCAATAACTCCCAAAAATAATTTCTTACGTCAATTTTTGTGTAGATTATATGTGTCAATTGAAGAGGTGAAAAAGTCCAAGAAttgaaaaatctgaaaaatcttcaattttcttttgatatACTGTAAAGAAAGATCTGAAAAGTTGCTGTGATAAAAAAGTGTAAATAAATAGTCCAAGAATTGAAAAAGGAAGGGATAATTTTTGCAAAGGaggtgaataaaaaaaaaatcaatcaattaaaagtttttttttttttttttacaaaatcaatcaattaaaagttattaattgttttgttattttgtgatgATGAGTGTTTAACTAccatagaaaagaaaattaaagtcTACCATATCAATTATTAATAATCAACCTAAACCATTGATTGCTATTAGAATTAATGACGAAGATTTGGAGTAAATCTAtagacttactcttggagtcaaaatatccctactatatatatatatatatatatatatatatatatatatatatattatatttcggGGGTGGAGTGAGGTtaggtttgataaaaaaattgtttatttctaGGTGTGTCTATGATgtgttttggttttgttatAGTGAGTGGAGTGGGGGTGGGGCGTGGTCACTAAAGAagatcaaacatttttttttttgtcttaaatgAAGTGgtaatttattgaaattaaactcaTACACAACTGTAAGGTTCTGAGTTCGAACTCGAGTCACGACGTCTGACCttacaatttcggcatttgctAGTAGAGTTAGGACTTCTAGATAGATCAAACATCTTTTATTTGAGTTTCACACGATTATTAAAATATTGGTTAATAGTGTTGAATTAATAGTAAAATatgtatcatttattaaaacacTCTTATTAATTAGAATTAGTGGTGTGATTGTAGATgattgaaatgcaataaattataatatgtcagagaaataaaatagtaaatgttgtattgatattatattaaatgaataatcTTTACCTATTAAAGACTTCAACCTATTAAGAACCTccattgaaagaagaaaataatagatACCAATTAGTTACTAATGCTTATACACAGATTCTCTCTTTTCAACAATAACAAGCCCCACTgttaaaatagaaagaaaaaaaaaaaagttagtctCATCATCTCAAATTGATGCGATTCTTGCtcttatcaattttatttatggGAATATTAACTAGTGCTCTAGGAGACTAGTTAAGAAgactaatataatttttttttattggaaagtGATTAAAAGTGGAATGTTCTATTTTATGAAAgtaaaaaagttgttgttttgaaaatttctattttaactTTCTTAATTAGTGCTGCGAAGACactggttaacaagaccctttatttattatatttatttatttaacgaaTTTTATTTTCCTACCATCGAAGTTATTAATTCCTTAATATAtacttttatcaaaaaattataaataaataatatgtacacgtaaaactcatttttaaaaatatttttttaatttgctaTGATCGTGGATTTTGTAAATGACATTCATTGTATAAAATTAAGAAGGAGTTATGCCAATAATTTAAAGGAATGTTGACTTTTGCCGTTAGACACAAGTTAATGAgtcaaaagtaatttttttatatttttaattactccatccgtttcaaaatataagcaaatttgacattttaggttcattcaattaatgattatgtggttcatattatggaccacatacatcattaattcattaattgaatgaacctaaaaaataaaatttacttatatttaggaacggaggaagtaattaaatacacaaaatttaagatttttttttttttcacttttaggTCACTTAACATTTGCTCTAATTTAAACGTATTACACAGGTGTTGAAATTGATGACCTCCCAACGGAAATTGATGACACACAATTCCCAACAAACTTTTTCTATGAACATGAACTTTATCCTGGCAAAACAATGAACATGCAATTCAGCAAGCGTCCCTTAGCACAACCTTATGGTGTTTATTTTTGGATGCATGACATTAAAGACCTTCAAAAAGAGGGATATACTATTGATGAGATGTGTGTAAAGAATAAACCCAAGAaggttgaagaaaaattttgTGCAAAATCCTTAGGAACATTAATTGGATTTGCAATTTCAAAACTTggaaaaaatattcaatcactTTCAAGTTCCTTCATTGATAAACATGAACAATACAAAATAGAATCGGTGCAAAATCTTGGAGACAAAGCAGTGATGTGTCATAGGTTGAACTTTCAAAAAGTTGTATTTTATTGTCATGAAGTTCATGGAACAACAGCTTTTAAGGTTCCATTGGTGGCTAATGATGGAACAAAAACTCATGCAATAGCTACTTGCCATGCTGATATTTCAGGCATGAATCAACATATGCTTCATCAGATTATGAAAGGTGATCCTGGTAGTAACCATGTTTGTCATTTCCTTGGAAATAAGGCTATTTTATGGGTACCTAATTTAGGTTTGGACAATGCCTATGGTGCCAATGCTGCTCTTTAGGAGTACTCTCCAACATGGACACACCATGCCACCATGGGATTttgtaacataaataaattgtcGTTTGCAATGTTTTTCATTCTCGTACCTTTTGTAGCCAAGGCTATAGAACTGGACTTGGCTACAATTATGCACTGTGTTGTACTTGTACCCTAAAGAGGCACGATCTTGCTTGCTATTGATGTACTTTGATCATGTTATAATAATGAAAATGGATTGTGCCTCATTGTAGAATTTTAGAAGTGTAGTTATCGattatgttatattttctactttattactccatccgttttttCACAATACTTAtcacttttgaagaaattttgttatttttgatgaaattctgtgttttttttgtaacaCCCTTAcccatttattatttcattatgttatttctctctctacaataaataggTAAGGATATTATTGATAAACCAATATTTAATATTGcattaaaacttaaaagtgaccagtaaaatgaaacaaaattattctctaaacACGACATGTATTGTGAATCGGGGGAGTTGAACTTTAGAAGTTGAACCTCAACTAATTAACTATTTTAACTCTTTAAGTTAATAAATCAGCCAAGTTAATTAACTCTTGTGCCTGaatgtataatataataaagTGAAATGCTAAATTGTGTCATTAAAGTATAAGttaatgaatcaaatatataaataatttattggaATGTATGCattacatttttgttttgttttggtagatagactacatggcaaagccattattaACTCAcgcacacaagtggaggtaccggggttcgaaccccgatcatgatatccggcctaacaatttcggcattttatcagttgagctaggacttctagattGTATGCATTACATTTAATCTTTAAcattttaatgaataaaatgcaaaaaaaatagaaaatatttcttcttttaatttcttaatgtgTGTTCTAAAAACACAAGTTAACACTACCCTAatttatttcttcttcattttcctcCCATCTACTTCATTtacttgttatattttttgttaaagacACTCAAATGTTGAAGTTAGCTAGAGTGTTTGTCAAATAagagtttcttttttctttctcatgagcttagctcaattgatagggacaatgcataatattatGCAAAGTTTGGGGTTCAAATTtcgaccaccaaaaaaaatagatttttttgggACAGTGAACATTTATTATGGATTATGACTTCTTCTCCTTCCTTATTATAATTGAAAGTGTGGGTCTGCCTGACTGCCTCATTTCAGCTAAATGTTGCACATCAAACAAATAAACACATGCAAATAAATACATACATATAGTACGTTAATAACTTACTACATAGTAACTTGTTCCTTGAGGGGATTAATTTATATAACTAGATAATGGAACTAAAATACTAGCTATGAAAGAAACATATACACATACACCGAATATGACACTgcaacattgataataatttgaaaaaatatatttattaaatgtaaACACACATCTATCAATTTCGAACGACACACATCGAAAACTGAACACACCTTCGTTCAGCTGAATTAGAAGTGACGATGTTACATTATATATGTTGCAGCATAAACCCTAATTAAGAAGAATTCATAGTTTCCATTTGCATGACAGTGGTATCATCAGTGGAATCAGAATTAGAAACCAAAGtgatcaaaaaatcaaaaatatcaGTAGCTATAACAGCAGAAGCAACATCTTCTTTATTCAAAGTTCTTCTTTTAGCATCAATAGCCATAATCCAAGACCTTCTTGTAAGTTCTTCAATGAAAAGTTCACAAGCTTTTGAGAAAACAATTGGAGCTACACCTGATATCATTTTCACGTCTTCACTAGAATTCTTCATTATCTTCTTTATTCTTGCTAATGGTAATGAATGTGGACCTGTTCTTCCTATGCCACCATTTAGTATACCTGAATATGCACCTGCTTGTCTCatattgtttctttatttttctctgtttttgaGTTGGATTATGAGTCTTAATTTCAGtgttatatataaacaaattaataaatagcGATTAAGTTGAAGCTTTCACTCTTTTTACATTGCCGGCTATGCCTGCTTTTGCCGGCTAATTGAGAATTTGAGATTATtagaaatgaataaattaatatgtgtgtatttttttattagacttGTTGACtgtgtcaaaataaaaatttgacttGTTGACTCCTACACTCTTATCGAATATTCAATAAGAGTGCAAGACAATTTGTTTATTGAGCTTTCACTCTTATTCAAGTAGTTATTGGAGTTGATGACTCAAAGCGGACTCAAAGCTTGATTTGTTGCTTTTGTTAAGAAATATTTGGAATCATGAAGTAATTAAAAAGAGTGCAAGACAATTTGTTTAttgagaattttaatttttgtagcGAAGTATCTATGCTGTATATAAAGAAATGAGTTCATTTTAGgttgattttttcttcttctaattataattttaagcaaatttaatcataatagtgttattttgttggtgtcatttaaaaagttaaaaaaattagagtatatttattatactttttcgagagatattatatttattatattgttggtatcgttgaaaaagataagtataatttgTTGACAGTCTACGAGTTGTTTAATGAGTGGCATTTCAATGGTGAGCTTGAAAATGGAGTGAGTCATTGATGTGGTGAAGTGAATATCTtcttgttgattttttattgtgATCTTGTGTTGTAGGCGATGGTGATGCACACAGTAAGAATTCAATTTAATGAATGTTTACTGGAATTTTTGGACAAACATGCAGCAAGAATTCAATTTAAGGAAAGTCTCACCTAGAAGATGTATCACAAGATACTGGAAGGAGAAATTAACTCAGTGCATGTATTAACCTCAAAGCTTCAACCTAAATGACACGAGTGGCAATGTCTTAGAATATGGTCTATGCTTTGAACAAATATGCATGATCATCTCGGATTTTCACTAGGTGTCTTGTAATGCTATGGCTTAGCTTATGACGTGTGTGCCTTGCCTCACTTTGCTGCGTATTGGTGTAGTGATGTCCAAAACCTATAAAAAGTATGGAAAACAGACGTAATAGCTTTCTGGCATAGTTTACGTAAACTATAAACAATATTTATGTATACTTAGGGGTTTTGTATTAATTATTTGTAAAATAAGTCGATAAGTGCTATAAAAAATA
Proteins encoded in this window:
- the LOC11426328 gene encoding unknown seed protein USP → MGFQHLLIFISVLSLALAGGSHASVPEEEYWEAVWPNTPIPTSLLELLKPGPKGVEIDDLPTEIDDTQFPTNFFYEHELYPGKTMNMQFSKRPLAQPYGVYFWMHDIKDLQKEGYTIDEMCVKNKPKKVEEKFCAKSLGTLIGFAISKLGKNIQSLSSSFIDKHEQYKIESVQNLGDKAVMCHRLNFQKVVFYCHEVHGTTAFKVPLVANDGTKTHAIATCHADISGMNQHMLHQIMKGDPGSNHVCHFLGNKAILWVPNLGLDNAYGANAAL
- the LOC11410869 gene encoding nuclear transcription factor Y subunit C-1, producing MRQAGAYSGILNGGIGRTGPHSLPLARIKKIMKNSSEDVKMISGVAPIVFSKACELFIEELTRRSWIMAIDAKRRTLNKEDVASAVIATDIFDFLITLVSNSDSTDDTTVMQMETMNSS